The Cylindrospermum stagnale PCC 7417 genome segment TGTATAGTCCCAAGTACCCTGTAGAAATTGCCATTGTTGGCAAATATGTGCGTTTAAGCGATGCCTATCTCTCTGTAGTCGAAGCCCTCCGCCATGCCGCGATCGCGACTCATGGCGATCTCCGCTTGCGGTGGGTCAACTCAGAAGTGTTGGAAACTGAAGCCGCCGAAAACTATCTTGCAGGTGTTGATGGTGTAGTGGTGCCTGGCGGTTTTGGACTCCGGGGAGTAGATGGTAAAATCGCGGCGATTAAATACGCACGCGATCGCCAAATCCCCTTCTTAGGTTTGTGCCTGGGAATGCAATGTTCCGTGATTGAATGGGCCAGAAATGTAGAGGGATTAATCGACGCTAACAGTGCCGAATTTGACCCCTATACCAGCGATCCGGTGATTAACCTGTTGCCAGAACAGCAAGATGTAGTCGATTTAGGCGGGACAATGCGCTTGGGACTCTATCCTTGTCATCTTCTCCCCAACACACTGGCATTTGAGCTATATCAAAAAGAAGTGATTTATGAACGGCACCGCCATCGCTACGAGTTTAACAATGCTTACCGCAATCTCTTATTGAAGTCTGGTTACCTGATCAGTGGGACTTCTCCTGACGGGCGCTTAGTCGAAATTGTCGAATTTGCCAAGCACCCATTCTTTCTGGCTTGCCAATTTCATCCAGAGTTTCAATCTCGCCCTAATACCCCTCATCCTTTATTTAAAGGATTCGTGCAAGCCGCCATATCCCGTACTCACTCCACTACTGGTACACCAACACCTGTGGAAGTCTCCTAAGAAATTCAAAATTCAAAATTCAAAATGCCTATTTTGAATTTTGAATTAGCGCACTGTATTTTCCCTTATAACTTTTGTTACTCACTAAATGAGAATTATCTGTAAACTTCAGAATTCGAGAAAATGTTGGGCCTTACTGGGTAAAATTACTTTATAAGAGGAAATATTATGTGGTCAATTTTGAGGGTACTTTGTGGCGTACTGGGTAAAGTTATTTTACGAGAGGAAAGAATATGTAGTTAATTTTGACCGGATTAATACTTTTTGTTACGAAAAGAACGGCAGAGTTACATTTTGGTTACCTGATAGTACCATGCCAATAGTGATTAACCCGCAAAATAACTTGCAAGACTATCAAAAAATTCTCGAATATCTAGAACGTGTAGAGGGATTGGAATTAGAGAATGCTCACTGGGTAAAAATCAATTACGACAGAAATGAATATGTAATTAACCTGACCTGCATCAGTTCTTTTTGTTATGAAGCGAACGGCAGGATAACTTTTTGGTTGCCAGACGTGACAATTCCCATCATCATCAACCCGACAAATAATCCAGAATCATATCAAAAAGTTTTGCAATATGTTCAGCAGGCAACTGGGTATTCTTTATCCTGAGAATGCTGAGTTGATAACCTAACTTCGTCTGAGTCAGTTATCAATCATCTCAGGAAGATTTTAGCGCCTAATTAACTTTCTGCCATGCCAACTTGGCAGCACCAACCATTCCCGCTGAGTTGCCCAACTCTGCTGGCAAAATTTCTAAGCCCATGCGAGATGTAGGTATAACGCGTTTTTCAATTTCTGCTGTAACCGCTGGTAAGAAAAATTCAAAACTGGCACTCACTCCGCCACCAATAATGATCGCTTGTGGTGTCAGGACGTAGATTAAGCTAGACAAGCCAATACCTAAATCCTTACCATATTCTTGCCAAAAAGTCAAGGCACTAATGTCTCCTGCTTGGGCAAGGGCGCCCAATTCTGCTGGTTCCTTGCCAGTGCGGCGACGAATTGCCGTAACTGAAGCATACTGTTCGAGAGAGCCTTGATTACCGCTATTACACATCGGACCATCGGGGTTTAAGGTGATTAAACCCAATTCCCCAGCAGCGCCTTGATGTCCCACAAACAATTTGCCATCGAGAATAATCGCACCACCAACCCCAGTGCCCAAAGTCAACAAAATGAGATTTTGAAAGCGGCGACCGGCACCTAACCAAGCTTCTCCCAACCCGGCACAGTTAGCATCATTAGCGAGAATGGTAGGTTTACCAGTTTTGGCTTCTAAGTAGTCTGCCAAGGGGACATTTTGCCATCCTGCCAAGTTAATGGCGACTTGGGCAATCCGCCCTGCTGCATCGGTGGGACCCGGAGTCCCCACACCAATGGCAACAGTTTGATTTTCTGGGTCAATTTGAGCTATCGCATCTACCATCACAGCCACAACAGCCGCTGGTGTTGCAGGTTGGGGAGTTTCCACAGTTAAAGATTGTCGGCAACTGCCATCAGGTGCAAACCGCCCCAGCTTAATCGCTGTTCCCCCTAAATCAATGCCAATTACTTCCACCACTATCGCCAATTCCAATTCTTTCTCTAAAACATCAAACCACAAAAGCACATAGATCCACACAGATATAGCGATTGTTGGTCGAATGAAATACAATCGAGGGCGGGGAAACCCAGCCCCTACAGACTCTGCGATTTAAAACTGTACCTCACTGATCTGAAAACAGCTATATTTTTTATTTGTGTGCATCTGTGTTTATCTGTGATTACTAATAACCCGCAAATTAGCTACTGGGTATGAACTGAAACTCGATTGCTCTTGCCAACCTGTTACGGGTGTACCTCTTAATATGCCAGAAAGGGCGACGGAAAGCATGAACCCGCCAGCAGCAGCAGCAATTAAAGAAATGTTATCTTTCACTCAAATCTCTCTGTATTAAATACAACTATTAGACGATGAAATTGATCTTCGGTGCCCGTTGTCAGTCGTTGTTTTTTCAATGACTTATAACTAATAACTACCGACTAATGACTATTTCCGGACACCATTTTCTCGCCGTAAGCGGGGATTGACAAATTCATTTAACCCCTCACCCAATAGTGATAACCCTACCACCATGAATGTCATCCCTAAACCAGGAAAAAGGGTAGTCCACCAAATGCCTGTGGGTAGTGCTTCCAAGGCTTGTTTTAAATCATGTCCCCATTCTGGCACTTCTTCTGGAAGTCCCAGTCCCAAAAAGCCTAAACCGCCTAAAACCAAAATTGCGTCGGCGGCGTTAAGGGTAAATAGTACGGGTACGCTTTGAATAACGTTAAAAAATAGATATCGAGACAGCACAACCCAGGTAGATGCGCCCATTGCTTGCGCTGCTTCGATGAATACTTCGGTTTTAACGCTGACTGTGTGGTTGCGGACAACACGATAATATTGGGGGATGTAAGCAATGCTGATGGCGATCGCAGCGTTGAAGATTCCCCGCCCAACTACAAACGCCAGTGTCACCGAAAGTAGTAGTCCTGGGAGAGTATAGATGCTATCCATCAGAAACAGCAACACCTTATCCAATCTACCGCCAAGATAGCCACTCACCATGCCCAAAGGCACACCAATCAGCATACTCAGCGCTGTTGCTAAAATCACCACTTGTAGTGCAGCTTGAGCACCAAAAACCGTACGGGAAAATACATCATAGCCCAAGCGACTCGTACCAAACCAATGTTTAGCTGAGGGTGGTTCGTGAACTGAGTTAGAAAGAAAATCTTTGGGATTTTGCAGCCATCCCCAAGTCTGAAAGACGGGAGAGAAGAACGCCAGGAAGATGAAACAGAAAGTAATACCTAACCCAATCAGCATCAACCGTTGGGAAAGGTTAGGATTTTCAGCGAAGCGTAAAAATGACGGCAATCGCCGTTTTGTGATCGTCATGAGAAAGTCTGCGGGACGCAAGATACGCTGACCATTCTACAGGGGCGGAGTAACTCTGCCCCTACCCACTCAAAGATTACTTTCAATCAACAGGCGATACTCAGTCTTTTGTTTAACGCCTTTAACTTCCTTCACCAGTTCCTGATTTTTGAACAATTGCACCGTTGGCGTCCCTGTCACACCAGCGTTTTCGGCAATATCTCGGTCTTTGTCGATGTCAATTTCCACAAAGTGAATTTTGCCGTCAAATTCATCCACTACTTTATTTAAAATTGGTTTCAGGGTATGGCATGGGCCGCAACCAGGAGAGATATATTTAACTAAGATTAAGCGATCGCTATCGTGGAATAATTTCCGCAACGCATAACCCCCAGAATGGCGCGTCGCTTGCAAATCAAATCCAGCAGCTTCCTCCGCTTCAGTTTTCTTGGCAGGCTGAGGTTTTAACTCATTGACAGCGGCGTCTGGCTGGTGATGAA includes the following:
- a CDS encoding ROK family protein, which gives rise to MLLWFDVLEKELELAIVVEVIGIDLGGTAIKLGRFAPDGSCRQSLTVETPQPATPAAVVAVMVDAIAQIDPENQTVAIGVGTPGPTDAAGRIAQVAINLAGWQNVPLADYLEAKTGKPTILANDANCAGLGEAWLGAGRRFQNLILLTLGTGVGGAIILDGKLFVGHQGAAGELGLITLNPDGPMCNSGNQGSLEQYASVTAIRRRTGKEPAELGALAQAGDISALTFWQEYGKDLGIGLSSLIYVLTPQAIIIGGGVSASFEFFLPAVTAEIEKRVIPTSRMGLEILPAELGNSAGMVGAAKLAWQKVN
- a CDS encoding ABC transporter permease, coding for MTITKRRLPSFLRFAENPNLSQRLMLIGLGITFCFIFLAFFSPVFQTWGWLQNPKDFLSNSVHEPPSAKHWFGTSRLGYDVFSRTVFGAQAALQVVILATALSMLIGVPLGMVSGYLGGRLDKVLLFLMDSIYTLPGLLLSVTLAFVVGRGIFNAAIAISIAYIPQYYRVVRNHTVSVKTEVFIEAAQAMGASTWVVLSRYLFFNVIQSVPVLFTLNAADAILVLGGLGFLGLGLPEEVPEWGHDLKQALEALPTGIWWTTLFPGLGMTFMVVGLSLLGEGLNEFVNPRLRRENGVRK